A genome region from Macaca nemestrina isolate mMacNem1 chromosome 20, mMacNem.hap1, whole genome shotgun sequence includes the following:
- the LOC105495470 gene encoding zinc finger protein 606-like isoform X1: MACEFVTFRDMAIDFSHQEWEYLDLVQKTLYQEVMVKNYGIGSFFCYSSILDALEGPDFEEISLEVEQSCSWIPQQRGDLKTRGNTASGVLLCCPVWSVVWQSWLTESSASRVHAILPPQPPE; this comes from the exons ATGGCCTGT GAATTTGTAACATTCAGGGACATGGCTATAGACTTCTCCCATCAGGAGTGGGAATACCTTGACCTGGTTCAGAAGACCTTGTACCAGGAGGTGATGGTGAAGAACTATG GAATTGGGAGCTTCTTTTGCTATTCTTCTATCTTGGATGCATTGGAAG GTCCAGATTTTGAAGAAATCTCTCTAGAGGTTGAACAG AGCTGCTCCTGGATCCCGCAGCAGCGAGGAGACCTGAAGACCAGAGGAAACACAGCAA gtggagtcttgctctgttgcccagtctggagtgtagtgtggcaatcttggctcactgaaagctctgcctcccgggttcacgccattctcccccctcagcccccggagtag
- the LOC105495470 gene encoding zinc finger protein 82 homolog isoform X6, whose translation MACEFVTFRDMAIDFSHQEWEYLDLVQKTLYQEVMVKNYGIGSFFCYSSILDALEELLLDPAAARRPEDQRKHSKWSLALLPSLECSVAILAH comes from the exons ATGGCCTGT GAATTTGTAACATTCAGGGACATGGCTATAGACTTCTCCCATCAGGAGTGGGAATACCTTGACCTGGTTCAGAAGACCTTGTACCAGGAGGTGATGGTGAAGAACTATG GAATTGGGAGCTTCTTTTGCTATTCTTCTATCTTGGATGCATTGGAAG AGCTGCTCCTGGATCCCGCAGCAGCGAGGAGACCTGAAGACCAGAGGAAACACAGCAA gtggagtcttgctctgttgcccagtctggagtgtagtgtggcaatcttggctcactga
- the LOC105495470 gene encoding zinc finger protein 82 homolog isoform X5: MACEFVTFRDMAIDFSHQEWEYLDLVQKTLYQEVMVKNYGIGSFFCYSSILDALEGPDFEEISLEVEQSCSWIPQQRGDLKTRGNTANRVSPCYPG; this comes from the exons ATGGCCTGT GAATTTGTAACATTCAGGGACATGGCTATAGACTTCTCCCATCAGGAGTGGGAATACCTTGACCTGGTTCAGAAGACCTTGTACCAGGAGGTGATGGTGAAGAACTATG GAATTGGGAGCTTCTTTTGCTATTCTTCTATCTTGGATGCATTGGAAG GTCCAGATTTTGAAGAAATCTCTCTAGAGGTTGAACAG AGCTGCTCCTGGATCCCGCAGCAGCGAGGAGACCTGAAGACCAGAGGAAACACAGCAA
- the LOC105495467 gene encoding zinc finger protein 14 homolog isoform X3: protein MDRENKWEKRFVDKQQLYYLCSDLESRYRTNTLSPEKDIYEIYSFQWDIMERIKSYSLQGSVFRNDWECKSKIEGEKQQQEEYFGQVKITSEKMTTYKRHNFLTEYQIVHNGEKVYECKECRKTFIRRSTLSQHLRIHTGEKPYKCKECGQAFRQRAHLIRHHKLHTGEKPYECKECGKAFTVLQELTQHQRLHTGEKPYECKECGKAFRVHQQLARHQRIHTGEKPYECKDCGKTFRQCTHLTRHQRLHTAEKLYECKECGKAFVCGPDLRVHQKIHFGEKPYECKECGKAFRICQQLTVHQSIHTGEKPYECKECGKTFRLRQQLVRHQRIHTREKPYECMECWKTFSSYSQLISHQSIHIGERPYECEECGKAFRLLSQLTQHQSIHTGEKPYECKECRKPFRLLSQLTQHQSIHTGEKPYECKECGKAFRLYSFLTQHQRIHTGEKPYKCKECKKAFRQHSHLTQHQKIHNGI, encoded by the exons ATGGACAGAGAGAATAAATGGGAGAAGAGATTTGTTGACAAGCAGCAGCTTTATTATTTATGCTcag atttgGAATCCAGATATAGGACCAATACTTTATCTCCAGAAAAGGacatttatgaaatatattcATTTCAATGGGATATAATGGAAAGAATTAAAAGCTATAGCCTTCAGGGTTCTGTTTTTAGGAATGATTGGGAATGCAAAAGCAAGATTGAGGGGGAAAAGCAACAACAAGAGGAATATTTTGGGCAAGTGAAAATTACCTCTGAAAAAATGACCACTTACAAAAGGCACAATTTTCTTACGGAGTATCAGATCGTTCATAATGGAGAAAAGGTGTATGAGTGTAAGGAGTGTAGGAAGACCTTTATTCGTCGCTCAACACTTAGTCAACACCTGAGaattcatactggtgagaaacctTATAAGTGTAAAGAATGTGGGCAGGCCTTTAGACAGCGTGCACATCTTATTCGACATCACAAACTtcacactggtgagaaaccctatgaatgtaaggagTGTGGGAAGGCCTTTACAGTGCTCCAAGAACTTACTCAACATCAGAGACTTCATACGGGTGAAAagccctatgaatgtaaggaatgtggaaagGCCTTTAGAGTACATCAGCAACTGGCTcgacatcagagaattcacactggtgagaaaccctaCGAATGTAAGGACTGTGGAAAGACCTTTAGACAGTGTACACACCTTACACGCCATCAGAGACTTCATACTGCTGAAAAGCtctatgaatgtaaggaatgtgggaaagccttcgtATGTGGTCCAGACCTTAGAGTACATCAGAAAATTCATTTtggtgagaaaccctatgaatgtaaggaatgtgggaaggctTTTAGAATATGCCAACAACTTACTGTTCATCAGAGTattcatactggtgagaaaccctacgaatgtaaggaatgtgggaagacTTTTAGATTAAGACAACAACTAGTTCGCCATCAGAGAATACATACTcgtgagaaaccctatgaatgtatgGAATGTTGGAAGACCTTTAGTAGTTACTCACAGCTAATTTCACACCAGAGCATTCATATTGGTGAGAGACCCTATGAATGTGAAGAGTGTGGAAAGGCCTTTAGACTGCTTTCACAACTTACTCAGCATCAAAGTATTCACACTGGtgagaaaccttatgaatgtaaggaatgtagAAAACCTTTTAGACTGCTCTCACAACTTACCCAACATCAGAGTATTCACACTGGtgagaaaccttatgaatgtaaggaatgtggtaAGGCTTTTagactttattcatttcttaCTCAACaccagagaattcatactggtgagaaaccctaCAAGTGTAAGGAGTGTAAGAAGGCCTTTAGACAGCATTCACACCTTACTCAACATCAGAAGATTCATAATGGAATTTAA